One stretch of Aquimarina sp. Aq107 DNA includes these proteins:
- a CDS encoding carbohydrate-binding protein — translation MKKYFYLFISLVVLSCSIEDDFTENQKDTITTNDVFLKNTNPVELIKAWTTYSFYRGYESYTRKFTVQISNLAYDKSVNVYHQKLDGSWDEIPLEYDRSIDNGQNEIWSGTYNLGGYSIDQVYDKEFVIRYDVNGATYWDNNYGSNYSMSRTEGAFFADAALNVSVDADFVSLSYSPYEDQNRFSITVDVRNIAPNKEVGVVYSSDGWQTQKYLPLIYRPFWSNGPFYTIQSPNNFGIERWQGYVGLDASQNQLEYAVVYRVNGNEYWDNNYGENYTIAINSSN, via the coding sequence ATGAAAAAGTATTTTTATTTATTTATCAGTTTAGTCGTTTTATCTTGTAGCATAGAAGATGATTTTACTGAAAACCAAAAAGACACCATAACTACAAATGATGTCTTTCTTAAAAACACAAATCCTGTAGAACTTATAAAAGCATGGACCACCTATAGTTTCTATAGAGGTTATGAGTCTTATACTAGAAAATTCACGGTCCAAATATCAAATTTGGCGTATGATAAGAGTGTAAATGTATATCATCAAAAATTAGATGGAAGTTGGGATGAAATACCGTTAGAATATGATAGGAGTATAGATAATGGTCAAAATGAGATTTGGTCTGGTACGTATAACTTAGGTGGATATAGTATTGATCAGGTATACGATAAAGAATTTGTTATAAGATATGATGTTAATGGAGCTACTTATTGGGATAATAATTATGGGTCTAATTATTCTATGTCGCGAACAGAAGGTGCTTTTTTTGCGGATGCAGCTCTTAATGTTAGCGTAGATGCTGATTTTGTAAGCTTGTCGTATTCTCCTTATGAAGATCAAAATAGGTTTAGTATTACGGTAGACGTTAGAAATATAGCTCCTAATAAAGAAGTTGGAGTGGTTTATTCTTCTGATGGATGGCAAACCCAAAAGTATTTACCATTGATATACCGACCGTTTTGGTCAAATGGGCCATTTTATACAATACAGAGTCCTAATAATTTTGGAATAGAAAGGTGGCAAGGATATGTAGGATTGGATGCTTCACAAAATCAACTAGAATATGCAGTAGTTTATAGAGTGAATGGGAACGAATATTGGGATAATAATTATGGAGAAAATTATACAATAGCCATAAATTCTAGTAATTAA
- a CDS encoding carbohydrate-binding protein, producing MRKIYVVLSVILALYSCASDIDTMNLESKSIELSSKNSSENVKLLSAWTANRSSPVHINYQRKFKVKVKNLAYQKEVAIHHLMNDGNWTDIPLTYEQSIGNDEEIWVGEVTPDNEIYSTDFVVKYTVNGETYWDNNQGKNYSMLVNTGGYLSSETEVEINQSFTRSVGTSFVINVNAKRDYGAVATAEVVYTTDGWVTKSTVPLTYQRYFRVGYAHYIMSPNQFDVDIYNTSIRVSDNVQSIEFAVVYKVDGEEYWDNNYGNNYTLNKVNY from the coding sequence ATGAGAAAAATTTATGTAGTACTTAGTGTGATTCTAGCTCTATATTCTTGTGCTTCGGATATAGATACTATGAACCTTGAATCAAAATCGATCGAACTATCTTCAAAAAACAGTTCTGAGAATGTAAAACTATTGAGTGCTTGGACAGCTAATAGAAGCAGTCCTGTACATATAAATTATCAAAGGAAGTTTAAAGTAAAGGTCAAAAATTTAGCGTATCAAAAGGAAGTTGCCATTCATCATCTAATGAATGATGGTAATTGGACGGATATTCCTCTTACATATGAACAATCAATTGGAAATGATGAGGAGATTTGGGTTGGAGAGGTTACTCCCGACAATGAAATCTATAGTACAGATTTTGTAGTGAAATATACAGTGAATGGAGAAACATATTGGGATAATAATCAAGGTAAGAATTACAGTATGTTGGTAAATACAGGAGGTTATTTATCATCGGAAACAGAAGTTGAGATAAATCAAAGTTTTACGAGATCCGTGGGAACTTCTTTTGTTATTAATGTAAATGCTAAACGTGATTATGGTGCAGTGGCTACAGCAGAGGTTGTTTACACTACTGATGGTTGGGTAACAAAAAGTACCGTTCCACTAACGTATCAAAGATATTTTAGGGTTGGATATGCGCATTATATTATGAGTCCAAATCAATTTGATGTTGACATTTATAATACATCTATTAGAGTTTCAGATAATGTGCAATCTATTGAATTTGCTGTTGTTTATAAAGTGGATGGAGAAGAATATTGGGATAATAATTATGGAAATAATTACACCTTAAATAAAGTAAATTATTAA
- a CDS encoding right-handed parallel beta-helix repeat-containing protein, producing the protein MKNLSNSILAIVFIFILSCSNESLNSTNEISEYGADQEDLDANGLPIMTFDAELPTTTNNSEYIINVNQWDIPNNRTDPIKTTTNLQAAIDWAHQEGYNRVILPEGTYLIGEEVNDIYQGGIEIHGNTEFIFREGAILEMATNNKWNYCVISLNGDNITIRDGIIKGDRDTHVFTPRDSDGKIAHDEGHGICVWNTNNRVLVENMQIQDLTGDGSLVLDSNDVTFLKNNIYNNRRQGISIVGGKRIEIRDNEIHHINGTAPQFGVDIEGPGRIDEDILIQNNYFHHNSGGDIVNTSGENVYILENVMEQGDNNTYVDGPIVSWHKTHNIIARNTITMLSGSVNGRLGYIQYSSGGDKGHNRATFVHDNVCNSCGMYMYKSSDADVRRNKFLGYFLAFSDFENAILKDNLVTYSNAHPNLRFCWSYRFQNVTGTAEGNYLEDTLEEIPLSETEPYSLQCVIDGW; encoded by the coding sequence ATGAAGAATTTATCAAATTCTATACTTGCCATAGTTTTTATTTTCATTTTATCTTGTAGCAATGAAAGCTTAAACTCCACAAATGAAATTTCAGAATATGGAGCTGATCAAGAAGACTTAGATGCTAATGGATTGCCAATAATGACATTTGATGCTGAACTACCAACTACAACTAATAATTCAGAATATATTATTAATGTAAATCAGTGGGATATTCCAAATAATCGTACGGATCCTATAAAAACTACAACCAATTTACAAGCAGCTATTGATTGGGCACATCAGGAAGGATATAATAGAGTGATATTACCCGAAGGAACATACTTAATCGGTGAAGAAGTCAATGATATATATCAGGGAGGTATCGAAATACATGGAAATACCGAATTTATTTTTAGAGAAGGAGCTATCTTAGAAATGGCTACCAACAATAAATGGAATTATTGTGTAATTAGTCTCAATGGGGACAATATAACTATTCGTGATGGTATAATCAAAGGAGATCGAGACACACATGTTTTTACTCCTCGCGATTCTGATGGAAAAATAGCACACGATGAAGGTCATGGAATATGTGTTTGGAATACAAATAACAGAGTTCTTGTTGAAAACATGCAAATTCAAGATTTAACAGGTGATGGGTCTTTAGTACTAGACTCTAATGATGTAACGTTTCTAAAAAACAATATTTATAACAATAGACGTCAAGGCATTTCTATTGTAGGTGGTAAGCGAATAGAAATAAGAGATAACGAAATACATCATATTAATGGAACTGCTCCACAGTTTGGAGTTGATATTGAAGGACCTGGACGTATTGATGAAGATATATTAATACAAAACAATTATTTTCATCATAACTCAGGTGGTGATATTGTTAATACTAGTGGAGAAAATGTATATATTTTAGAAAATGTAATGGAGCAAGGAGATAATAATACATATGTGGATGGACCAATAGTAAGTTGGCATAAAACACATAATATTATTGCCAGAAACACTATCACCATGCTTTCAGGTTCTGTTAATGGAAGATTAGGATATATTCAATATTCTAGTGGAGGTGATAAAGGTCATAACAGAGCTACTTTTGTGCATGATAATGTTTGTAATAGTTGTGGAATGTATATGTACAAAAGTTCCGATGCAGATGTTCGAAGAAACAAATTTTTAGGTTACTTTTTAGCTTTTAGCGATTTTGAAAATGCAATATTGAAAGACAATTTAGTAACCTATTCTAATGCACATCCAAATCTTAGATTTTGTTGGTCATATCGTTTTCAAAACGTAACAGGAACAGCAGAAGGGAATTATTTAGAGGATACTTTAGAAGAAATTCCTTTATCAGAAACCGAACCATACTCTTTACAGTGCGTAATTGATGGCTGGTAG
- a CDS encoding GNAT family N-acetyltransferase, with the protein MDSKGQIEIIPFDSKYSKDFADLNVAWLEKYFVVEPHDVDLLERCEETIIQNGGYIFFAKSNTIIAGTFALIKKQNGVYELGKMAVSPEFQGQQIGQKLMSFCIDFAKKQHWTKILLYSNTVLKNAIHIYKKFGFVEIDLENDSPYQRSNIKMELKF; encoded by the coding sequence ATGGACTCCAAAGGACAAATAGAAATTATCCCATTTGACTCAAAATACTCAAAAGACTTTGCAGATCTCAATGTTGCCTGGTTAGAAAAGTATTTTGTAGTAGAACCTCACGACGTTGATCTTTTAGAGCGATGTGAAGAAACCATTATCCAAAATGGAGGATATATTTTCTTTGCTAAGTCTAATACTATAATTGCAGGAACATTTGCGCTCATTAAAAAACAAAATGGAGTCTATGAATTAGGTAAAATGGCCGTTTCACCAGAATTTCAGGGGCAACAAATAGGGCAAAAATTAATGTCATTTTGCATAGATTTTGCAAAAAAACAACACTGGACAAAGATACTTTTGTACTCTAACACTGTCCTAAAAAATGCAATTCACATATATAAAAAATTCGGTTTTGTAGAGATTGATTTAGAAAACGATTCTCCTTACCAACGAAGCAATATTAAGATGGAATTAAAATTTTAA
- a CDS encoding DUF6624 domain-containing protein: MKHLSLLLCIFITTVMCSQTTIEHKNPSKQQLDSLKNTLETIFMKDQTFRRIYLEAEEKLGKDSEAYEYFWEVVETQDKILEKQVTDIIDKFGWLGISQVGRLANVTQWSVLQHGSVSSKEKYAPLLKASVLKKESRGTHYARLIDRMLVNSDKPQIYGTQIDYNSGKKPMFFPIEKPEYINHRRKEIGMTEIQNFAKEKEIEWNILQKEK; this comes from the coding sequence ATGAAACATCTAAGCTTATTACTATGTATTTTCATAACAACTGTTATGTGTTCGCAAACGACTATAGAACACAAAAATCCTTCTAAACAACAATTAGATTCACTAAAAAATACATTGGAAACTATATTTATGAAAGACCAAACTTTCCGACGTATCTATCTAGAAGCAGAAGAAAAACTGGGAAAAGACTCTGAGGCGTATGAATATTTCTGGGAGGTTGTAGAAACTCAAGATAAGATTCTCGAAAAACAAGTAACCGATATAATAGATAAATTTGGTTGGTTAGGAATTTCTCAAGTAGGTAGGTTGGCAAATGTAACTCAATGGAGTGTTTTGCAACATGGCTCCGTCTCTTCTAAAGAAAAATATGCTCCATTATTAAAGGCATCTGTATTGAAAAAAGAATCTCGAGGAACACATTATGCTCGACTTATAGATCGGATGCTTGTAAATTCAGATAAGCCTCAAATTTACGGCACTCAAATAGATTATAATTCTGGTAAAAAACCAATGTTTTTCCCAATTGAAAAACCAGAATATATTAACCATAGAAGAAAAGAAATCGGAATGACAGAAATTCAAAATTTTGCAAAAGAAAAAGAAATCGAATGGAACATTCTTCAAAAAGAAAAATAA
- a CDS encoding DUF5060 domain-containing protein: MIISTQLKLIALCVFSALAVSAQDPQGELKRWHKITLSFEGPSTSESATTNPFSDYRLDVTFTNGSLSYVVPGFYAGCSDAADSSCDAGNIWQVHFSPSQIGTWNWSAEFVTGSDVAINAGGSSAGFMDGVTGSFNVIESDKSGRDFRSKDLGRLKYVGEHYLKHIGTNRDNPNGPWFIKAGADSPENALNYVDFDATPSYNNNLNKIGSKTWQPHQQDYVATDASSYTWGNNKGTEILGMLNYLSGQGANVMSFLTWNSSGDGGAVFPHTLKVSLEEYGNTARNQQWSKVNKDRYDVSKMAQWERVMEYADKKGIYLHFKTMETENDNLMDGNDFGRERKLYYRELIARFGHHLALNWNLTEETTLTDNVAKSTASYIKDVDPYDHNIVIHTYPNQQDQRYDPLLGSSSELTGASIQTNKSNVHSDVRRWLEKSRNAGKKWIVANDEQGSAGEGIRVSDKEVREDVLWATLMAGGTGVEYYSGYTDDDGDINGNDHRKRGNKYKEGGYALDFFNNYLQPYMTEMISADEITSNGNDYVFAKAGEVYAVYLPDGGSTNIDLPSGTWEVQWYNPRSGGDLSSATTVSSSISAPDNNDWVALIKGESDGTDCNNLQNVSASQDAYLQGTTLFNTSDLRVESGNRVSYLQFVVPTPSETITGVKLQLSVSTDGGNGLIEVYKGTSNNWTESTLSNTNKPEEGALLGSLNTTYSEGQSYEWNLSGISAGETVSLVIKQTGGNDVSFSSKEGSNAPKLVLELDCNDDGGGGDGDGSNSCVALEENGIVAVEAEHFEGQSKTDKRKWYFQDGTISTPTPDPDPSHHASASGDGYLEILPDTRVTHDDPLVNGESFSNTPGVVGILDYKVKFTTPGRYFVWVRLYSTGSEDNGIHVGINGTWPASGQRMQWCAGKNQWTWESKQRTNANHCGEAELIYIDVPSAGIHTISFSMREDGVEMDKFVLSQTYTKPTGTGPDEVLVDCALSVEDFDLQESSLYPNPAQDIINIQGLTKGKAAIYDITGRKVISSIDISESQNSTIDISRIPSGVYFMVLRDGKNQNTLKFVKK; encoded by the coding sequence ATGATTATTTCAACTCAATTAAAACTTATTGCATTATGCGTATTTAGCGCACTTGCTGTCAGCGCCCAAGATCCCCAAGGAGAACTAAAACGTTGGCATAAAATAACATTATCTTTTGAAGGACCTAGCACTTCAGAATCCGCAACTACAAATCCATTTTCGGATTATAGATTGGATGTAACATTTACTAATGGAAGTTTGAGTTATGTAGTTCCAGGTTTTTATGCAGGATGTTCTGATGCTGCGGATTCCAGTTGTGATGCTGGCAATATTTGGCAAGTACATTTTAGTCCTAGTCAAATAGGAACTTGGAATTGGTCTGCCGAATTTGTTACAGGGTCTGATGTGGCTATTAATGCCGGTGGATCTAGTGCCGGATTTATGGATGGAGTAACGGGATCTTTTAACGTAATAGAATCTGATAAATCAGGAAGGGATTTTAGAAGTAAAGACCTAGGAAGGTTAAAATATGTGGGAGAACATTATTTAAAGCATATAGGAACTAATCGAGATAATCCTAATGGTCCTTGGTTTATAAAGGCAGGAGCTGATTCTCCAGAAAATGCATTGAATTATGTAGATTTTGATGCTACGCCTAGTTATAATAATAATTTAAATAAAATAGGTAGCAAAACCTGGCAACCGCATCAACAAGATTATGTTGCTACGGATGCAAGTTCTTATACTTGGGGGAACAATAAGGGGACAGAGATTTTAGGAATGCTTAATTATCTATCGGGGCAAGGAGCTAATGTTATGTCTTTTTTGACTTGGAACTCTAGCGGAGATGGTGGAGCTGTTTTTCCGCATACATTAAAAGTTTCTTTAGAAGAATATGGTAATACCGCCCGAAATCAACAGTGGAGTAAAGTGAACAAAGATCGTTATGATGTTTCAAAAATGGCACAATGGGAGAGAGTGATGGAATATGCTGATAAAAAGGGTATTTATCTACACTTTAAAACGATGGAAACCGAAAATGATAATTTAATGGATGGGAATGATTTTGGAAGAGAAAGAAAATTATATTACCGGGAACTGATTGCTCGTTTTGGACATCATTTAGCACTTAATTGGAACCTTACTGAAGAAACAACACTTACTGATAATGTTGCAAAAAGTACAGCTAGTTACATTAAAGACGTGGATCCTTACGATCACAATATAGTAATACATACATATCCGAATCAACAAGATCAACGATATGATCCGTTACTAGGATCTAGTTCTGAGCTTACAGGAGCATCCATACAGACTAATAAAAGTAATGTGCATAGTGATGTAAGAAGATGGCTTGAAAAATCAAGAAATGCTGGTAAAAAATGGATAGTTGCTAATGATGAACAAGGTAGCGCCGGAGAAGGTATTCGAGTTTCTGACAAAGAAGTAAGAGAAGATGTTTTATGGGCTACGTTAATGGCTGGAGGAACAGGAGTAGAGTATTATAGCGGTTACACAGATGATGATGGAGATATTAATGGAAATGATCACAGGAAACGAGGTAATAAGTATAAAGAAGGAGGATATGCTCTTGATTTCTTCAATAATTATTTACAGCCTTATATGACAGAAATGATAAGTGCAGATGAAATTACTTCTAATGGTAATGATTATGTTTTTGCTAAAGCTGGTGAAGTCTATGCCGTATATCTCCCTGATGGAGGATCTACTAATATTGATTTGCCTTCAGGAACATGGGAAGTACAATGGTATAACCCAAGATCAGGTGGTGATTTAAGTAGTGCAACTACTGTGTCTAGTTCTATTTCTGCACCAGACAATAATGACTGGGTAGCTTTAATTAAGGGAGAATCTGATGGAACAGATTGTAATAATTTACAAAATGTTTCGGCTTCTCAAGATGCATATTTGCAAGGAACTACTTTGTTCAATACTTCAGATTTGAGAGTAGAAAGTGGTAACAGGGTGTCTTATTTACAGTTTGTGGTACCAACCCCATCAGAAACTATCACTGGAGTAAAACTTCAACTTTCTGTAAGTACAGATGGTGGTAATGGACTTATTGAGGTGTATAAAGGAACATCAAATAACTGGACAGAAAGTACATTGTCTAATACCAATAAACCTGAAGAAGGAGCTCTTTTAGGCTCTTTGAATACAACATATAGTGAAGGTCAATCGTATGAATGGAATTTATCTGGAATTAGTGCAGGAGAAACAGTTTCTTTGGTAATTAAACAAACAGGAGGGAATGATGTTTCTTTTTCATCTAAAGAAGGTTCGAATGCTCCAAAACTTGTTTTAGAGTTAGATTGTAATGACGACGGAGGTGGTGGAGATGGAGATGGAAGCAATAGTTGTGTGGCTCTAGAAGAGAACGGAATCGTTGCTGTGGAGGCAGAGCATTTTGAAGGCCAGTCAAAAACTGATAAGCGAAAATGGTATTTTCAAGATGGAACTATTTCTACGCCAACACCAGATCCAGACCCTAGTCACCATGCTTCTGCTAGTGGAGATGGTTACTTAGAAATTTTACCAGATACAAGAGTTACGCATGATGATCCACTAGTTAATGGAGAAAGTTTTTCTAATACGCCTGGTGTGGTTGGTATTTTGGATTACAAAGTGAAGTTTACTACTCCTGGAAGGTATTTTGTATGGGTACGATTATATTCTACTGGATCCGAAGATAATGGAATTCATGTTGGGATTAATGGTACTTGGCCAGCATCAGGACAACGAATGCAGTGGTGTGCTGGAAAGAATCAATGGACTTGGGAAAGTAAACAAAGAACGAATGCTAACCATTGTGGAGAAGCCGAACTAATATATATAGATGTTCCTTCTGCTGGAATACATACTATTTCTTTTTCTATGAGAGAAGATGGAGTAGAGATGGATAAGTTTGTATTATCACAAACTTATACCAAACCTACGGGAACAGGACCGGATGAGGTTTTGGTTGACTGTGCATTATCTGTAGAAGATTTTGATCTTCAGGAGTCTAGTTTATATCCTAATCCGGCTCAGGATATTATTAATATACAAGGACTGACTAAAGGAAAAGCGGCTATTTACGATATTACAGGAAGAAAGGTGATATCCTCCATAGATATTTCAGAATCACAAAACAGCACCATTGATATATCTAGAATTCCTTCTGGGGTTTATTTTATGGTACTTAGAGATGGAAAAAACCAGAATACATTAAAGTTTGTAAAAAAGTAA
- a CDS encoding sensor histidine kinase, producing MEQQETAILIATAVLVVLVILILTLFWVFQRRKNSLLLQQKEAEKKFERAIAETQIEIREETLRNISWELHDNIGQLLTLAKIQVDVAKEDPKRLPEVTETITKSLTELRALSKLINPDAIKSLSLTEAIALEVERFNRLQFIEATLSSNTEVRALDDKAEIIIFRILQEFFSNTIKHSKASKLNVNVRYDQEKLVIDAKDDGVGFDMKDLKSKKKTGIGLCNMQNRGKLINAEVSLKSAKGKGTAINLMYYYKKIETEEEDNL from the coding sequence ATGGAGCAACAGGAAACAGCAATATTAATAGCCACTGCAGTACTTGTAGTATTGGTAATACTAATTCTAACACTTTTTTGGGTATTCCAAAGAAGAAAGAACAGTTTATTATTACAACAAAAGGAGGCAGAGAAAAAGTTTGAAAGAGCTATTGCTGAAACCCAAATAGAAATACGAGAAGAAACTTTGCGTAATATCAGTTGGGAACTACACGATAATATTGGTCAACTACTTACCTTAGCAAAAATACAAGTAGATGTGGCTAAAGAAGATCCCAAAAGGCTTCCCGAAGTAACGGAAACGATCACTAAGAGTCTTACAGAGTTAAGAGCTTTGTCTAAATTGATCAACCCTGATGCTATTAAAAGCTTAAGCCTTACAGAAGCAATCGCTCTTGAGGTAGAACGTTTTAATAGATTACAATTTATTGAAGCTACCTTAAGCAGTAATACCGAGGTAAGAGCGTTAGATGATAAGGCGGAGATAATTATTTTTAGAATATTACAAGAGTTTTTTAGTAATACCATCAAACACTCTAAAGCCTCTAAACTTAATGTAAACGTTCGGTATGATCAGGAAAAACTGGTCATTGATGCAAAAGACGATGGCGTAGGATTTGACATGAAAGATCTTAAATCAAAGAAAAAAACTGGTATAGGATTATGTAATATGCAAAATAGAGGTAAATTAATAAATGCAGAAGTTAGCCTAAAATCTGCTAAAGGTAAAGGAACAGCTATTAACTTGATGTACTATTATAAAAAAATAGAAACAGAAGAGGAAGACAACTTATAA
- the rpoN gene encoding RNA polymerase factor sigma-54 yields MLKQQLNFKLSQKLSPQQIQLMKLIQLPTQAFEQRLKQEMEENPALDSGKEKADEYEDAFSNENTGEDDYGNEKIETDINVDEYLSDDEIPSYRLSSNNYSADDEEKNVPYASGTSFHQHLVNQLNTYRFDTEEREIAEFLVGSIDESGYIRRSVADILDDLAFTQNVYTTEEKIESIFKTVHQLDPAGVGARNLQECLLIQLNRKETTIPIKLATMILEKSFDHFSKKHYEKLLTKFDITEDLLKEAIEEIEHLNPKPGGAYAGNNKLIEHVVPDFTIRIAEGELELTLNGRNAPELHVSREYNNMLQGYKASKQKSKSQKDAVMFIKQKLDAAKWFIEAVKQRQQTLFLTMSAIMHYQQSYFLSGDERNLKPMILKDIADEIDMDVSTVSRVANSKYVDTPYGTKLIKEFFSESMTNDQGEEVSTREIKKILEITIGEEDKKKPLTDEKLAKILKEKGYPIARRTVAKYREQLDIPVARLRKKI; encoded by the coding sequence ATGCTAAAGCAACAACTAAATTTTAAACTTTCTCAAAAACTTTCTCCTCAACAAATACAGTTGATGAAGCTAATTCAGCTTCCAACTCAAGCTTTTGAACAGCGTTTAAAGCAAGAAATGGAAGAGAATCCTGCGCTAGATAGCGGTAAGGAAAAAGCTGATGAATACGAGGATGCCTTTAGCAACGAAAATACGGGTGAAGACGATTATGGTAACGAAAAAATAGAAACCGACATCAATGTAGATGAATATCTTAGTGATGATGAAATCCCTAGTTATAGATTAAGCTCCAACAACTATAGTGCTGATGACGAAGAAAAAAATGTTCCATATGCATCAGGAACATCATTTCATCAACATTTGGTGAATCAATTAAATACCTATCGATTTGACACAGAAGAGCGAGAAATTGCAGAGTTTTTAGTAGGAAGTATTGACGAAAGTGGTTATATCAGAAGATCTGTAGCTGATATTTTAGATGATCTTGCTTTTACTCAAAACGTATATACTACCGAAGAAAAAATTGAAAGTATTTTCAAAACGGTACATCAATTAGATCCGGCGGGTGTTGGCGCAAGAAATCTTCAAGAATGTTTGTTGATCCAACTTAATAGAAAAGAAACTACCATACCGATCAAATTGGCAACAATGATCTTAGAAAAATCTTTTGATCACTTTAGTAAAAAGCATTATGAAAAGCTTTTAACCAAATTTGACATCACCGAAGATTTATTAAAAGAAGCAATTGAAGAAATCGAACACCTTAATCCTAAACCAGGTGGAGCTTACGCAGGAAACAATAAGCTCATTGAACATGTAGTTCCAGATTTTACTATTAGAATTGCAGAAGGTGAACTAGAACTTACACTAAATGGTCGTAATGCTCCGGAATTACACGTATCTAGGGAATATAACAATATGCTTCAAGGCTATAAAGCCAGTAAACAAAAATCAAAATCTCAGAAAGATGCGGTTATGTTTATAAAGCAAAAATTAGATGCTGCCAAATGGTTCATTGAAGCGGTTAAACAGAGACAGCAAACACTTTTTTTAACAATGAGTGCAATAATGCACTACCAACAAAGTTATTTCTTAAGTGGAGACGAGCGTAATCTTAAACCTATGATCCTAAAAGACATTGCGGATGAGATTGATATGGATGTAAGTACAGTTTCGAGAGTAGCTAATAGTAAATATGTAGACACACCATACGGAACTAAATTAATTAAAGAATTTTTCTCTGAATCTATGACCAATGATCAAGGAGAAGAAGTTTCTACTAGAGAAATTAAAAAAATACTGGAAATTACAATAGGAGAAGAAGACAAGAAAAAACCGCTAACTGATGAGAAGCTAGCAAAAATCCTAAAAGAAAAAGGATATCCTATTGCCAGAAGAACTGTAGCTAAGTACAGAGAACAATTGGATATTCCTGTTGCCAGGCTACGAAAAAAGATTTAA
- a CDS encoding response regulator transcription factor, giving the protein MKYSVVIVEDHILLSQALAGLVNGFSKFKILYLCKNGRELLTRLKDPKNIPDIVLMDINMPIMNGIETTIALKEEYPDVNVLALSVEEDEKTILKMLRAGAKGYLLKDTEKSILENALVEVQETGFYHTKDVTNLLLGSLNPKKENKVVLKEREMEFIKHACTEKTYKEIASDMCLSPKTIEGYRDSIFEKLHLKNRTGLVIYAIKNKIFIP; this is encoded by the coding sequence ATGAAATACTCAGTAGTTATTGTAGAAGATCATATCTTATTATCCCAGGCATTAGCAGGGTTAGTAAATGGATTTTCTAAATTCAAAATATTGTACCTGTGTAAAAACGGACGCGAACTACTCACGAGACTAAAAGATCCAAAAAATATCCCAGATATTGTGCTTATGGATATCAACATGCCTATCATGAATGGAATCGAAACCACAATTGCGTTAAAAGAGGAATATCCAGATGTTAATGTACTCGCTCTTTCTGTAGAAGAGGATGAAAAAACAATTCTTAAAATGCTTAGAGCTGGTGCCAAAGGATATTTACTAAAAGACACTGAAAAAAGTATTTTAGAAAATGCATTAGTCGAAGTACAAGAAACAGGCTTCTATCACACCAAAGATGTCACTAATTTATTACTAGGTTCTCTAAATCCTAAAAAAGAAAACAAAGTTGTACTAAAAGAGCGTGAAATGGAATTTATTAAACACGCCTGCACGGAAAAGACTTATAAAGAAATAGCTAGTGATATGTGTCTAAGTCCCAAAACCATAGAAGGCTATCGGGATTCTATTTTTGAAAAACTACATTTAAAAAACAGAACTGGTTTGGTAATTTATGCAATAAAGAATAAAATTTTTATTCCGTAA
- a CDS encoding MarR family winged helix-turn-helix transcriptional regulator, which yields MKDSLQEFGELGLGSRLNRLSEYLMKETQIIYNRLQIDFDPYLFPIFKIIVDQKNTTTSEIQEQLQYTQPAITQAIKKLLTKGLIKFEVDKKDKRKKLFQLSSKGKKTHVQLIPVWDAIDKQVKWLTEGSSISLTRHLTYMENQFKEKPLSKRILENIK from the coding sequence ATGAAAGATTCTTTACAGGAATTTGGAGAATTAGGCCTAGGTTCTAGATTAAATAGATTAAGTGAATACTTAATGAAGGAAACTCAAATTATATACAATAGATTACAGATAGATTTTGACCCTTATTTATTTCCAATTTTTAAAATTATCGTGGATCAAAAAAACACTACAACTTCAGAGATACAAGAACAATTACAATACACACAACCAGCGATTACACAAGCCATAAAAAAGCTTCTAACAAAGGGTTTAATTAAATTTGAAGTAGATAAAAAAGATAAAAGAAAAAAACTTTTTCAACTATCTTCCAAAGGTAAAAAAACACACGTACAGCTCATCCCTGTTTGGGATGCTATAGACAAACAAGTAAAATGGCTTACCGAAGGGTCTTCTATTAGTTTAACTCGTCATTTAACGTATATGGAAAATCAGTTCAAAGAAAAACCTTTAAGTAAACGCATATTAGAAAACATAAAATAA